GAGCTTCGGTTCCTGCAGCGACACGCGCGCGTCGTCCAGCTTGCCCTTCAGCCACGCCTGCACCGCGGCGGCGCGGCGCTCGGCCAGCGCGCGCATGGCCTTGGCGTCCACTGGCACGCCGGTTTCCATCAGGCTGCGCATCTCGTCGGGTTCGAGCGACTTCTTCAGGCCGAGAAAGTTGCGCGGCTTGTCCTGCAGTTCGTCGTGGCGATAGGCGCGCTTGAGGTACTTCTCGTATTCGTCCGGGGTGACGTTGACCGCGGCCAGCGCGGCATCCGAGGTGTCGGCGTTCTTGCCTTCGGTATCCAGCGCCTTCTCGCGGCGTACCAGGTTGTCCACCGTGACCTTGCGCAAGCCATCCTGGTCCTTGCCCGGGTCGACCCGGCCGATGATGCCGAGCTTCAGCGACGGCTTCTGCTGCAACATGGCCACGATCTTGCCCAGGCGCTCCTGCGCCTTCGCGTCGAGCACCGCCGAACCCGCCGCGAACTCGACGTAGCCCAGATCCTCGTGGCTGCCGCCGAAGGCGCCGGCCAGCAGGCGGAACGGCGCGGTGACAGCCTTGGCGATCAGGTTGCCGAAGGCGCGCCAGATCATTCCGCCCAGGCTGAACTGCGGATCGTCCAGCGAACCGGACACCGGCACGTTCACGTCGATGTTGCCCTGGGTGTCCTTGAGCAGCGCCACCGCCAGCTTCACCGGCAGGTGCCTGATGCCGGGGCTCTCGTTGCGCTCGCCGAAGCTGAGCTGGGTGATGAAGATGTGGTTGTCCGCATCGAGCTTGCGCTGGTCCAGCATGTAGTGGACATCCACGCTGAGCTTGCCGGCGGTGATCGGGTAGCCGGTGTATTTGGTGGAGTAGGCGGCAAGCCGGGTGAGCTCCACCTCGTTGGCCTTGCCCTTGATGTCCAGGAACGCCACCGGCTGCAGCGGGTTGATGCTGCCGTCGATGTCCACCGGCGAGTCGTCGTCCAGCGCCGCCTGCACCGACAGCGCGGCCGGCGGATCGCCCGGGGTGGTGCCGAACGCGCCGATCCGGCCGGTGAGCTTGGTGAGGTTGGCGGTGTAGTTGGGCTTGATGAAGTTGTCGGTGTAGTTGAGCTGGCCGTTGACCAGGGTGATGCCGCCGATGTGGATGTCGGCCGGGGGCGCGGCCGGTGTCGTGGCTGCCGCGACCGCCGCGCTGGTAGTTGCCGCCGGTGCGGGCGTCGCTGGCTTCGGTGGTGGCGGGGGCGGCGTGGCCGGCGTGCCGGTCGCGCGGGTTACCGATACCGGCGCGGCCTCGGGCGAGGCGACCACGTCGGACAGGTTCAGCTTGCCGTCCGCATTGATGATCATGCGGGCATAGAACGAGGTCAGCGCCAGGGCACCGATGCGCACGCGCGGCGCGCCCTGGCCGATGTCGGCGTCGAGGTTGGATGCGCTCAGCGTGCGCCAGCGCAGGAAGTCGTCGCCGGTGAGCTTGTCCTGCACGCGCACGCGCTCGAGTGCGGCGTTGCCGCGGTAATGCAGCTTCGGCGTGCTGCCGCGGCCGTCGTAGTACAGCTTGCCGTTGCTGGTGAGTCGGGCGCCCGACACGGTGACGTTCAGCGGCACGCTGATGTACGGCTCGAAGCGGGCGATGTCCAGTTGCCTGGTGGACAGTTGCAGGTCGGCGCCCAGCGGCGAGGGCCGCAGCTTGCCGGAGGCGGTGAAGCTGCCGCCGTCGATGGCGCCTTCCAGCTTGAACGGCCGCGCGACGCCCAGCTTGTCGTCCAGATCGTCGAGGCTGCCCTTGAGTGATTTCAGCTGCACGGTGGCGGGCTTGGAGCCGACGGCCTGGTCGGTGAAGTCGACCGCGCCGCCGTCCAGGCCCAGGTGGGCGATGCTCCAGTGCCAGGGTGGACCCGGATCCGCCGCGGCCTTCCGCGGGGCACCCGGCGGTGCGAGCAGTTCCAGCAGGCTGATCGCGCCGTTGTGCTGGCGCTGCACATCCAGGCTGAGGCCGCTGGCGGTGACCGTGCCCAGCTGCGCCTGGCGATTGGCCAGGTCGAGCAGGCGGATCTCCGCCTGCAGCTTGCCCCAGGTCAGCGGGGTACCGTGTTCTTTCGAAGGCGCTTCGAGCGCGAAGTCGCTCACCGCGGCGTGTGCGTCGGCGAGATGTACGTTGACGGCCTTGCCCCAGTCGAGCTGCAGCTGGCCGTCGGCGTCGAGTTTGCCCCTGGTTACCCGCGCGGCCATCGGCGGGGCCATCGCCTGCAGCGGGGCCACGTCCACCTGGTTGAGGCCGAGCTGGGCCGCCAGTCGGCCGGCGGCCAGGTCCAGCGTGCCCTTGGCCGACAGCTCGCCGCCGCCGAGCCGGGCGGCCAGGTCGATCCGGCCGGCTGGTGCCGGTTGCAGGCTCAGGCCTTGCAGGCTGCCGTGCAGGTTGTCGATGGCCAGCTCGTGCTGCGTGGCGTCGGTATAGCGGATGGCGCTGTTCGTGAGTGCCAGCGAGGCGATGCGCAGGTCGGTCGGCGTTGCCTTGGCGGTGGAGGCGGGCGGTGCCGGGCTGGCGGTGAGGCTATCGAAGTTGCTGTGGCCACCGGCACCCTGGGTGTAGTGCAGCCGGGCCTGGTCCAGCTGCAGCGCGGCCAGCCGATAGCGCGAGAGCAGCGGCTGCACGTCGGCCAGCTCGGCGCTGCCGTGGCCGAGTTCGAGGATCGGCTCGCCATGGTTGCTGGCGAGCGCGAAGTCATCCAGTTGCAGGTGACCGGTCAGTTGCAATTGCGGCGTGGGTTTGGTCTGCACGAAGTGCAGGTCGAGATTCCCGCTGAGCCGCCCCTTGGGCACGGCCACCGGCAGCGGCACGGGAACGTAGGCCAGGTAGCGCGGCAGATCCAGCTGGTCGAGCTGGAAGTGCACCACGGCCTCGCGGGTGTCCGCGAAGGGTTTGGTGTGGCCGTCGATGCGCAGCGGGCTGCCATCCACCCGCAGCGACAGCAGCGGCTGCACGAACACGTCGGTGTCGCTGGGCAGGTTGGCGATGAAGGGGATGCCCAGTTCCAGCTGCTCGACGTGGTGGTTGGCCTTGGCCAGCTGGTCGTCGAACTGGATGTCGCCGGCATGCACGGCGATGTTGGACAGCGCGAAGCGCGCCGGCGGCGTCTTGGGGGCGGCAGGCTTCGCGGCGTAGCGCTCCAGCAGGTCGGTGAAATTGAAGCGCCCGTCCGCCGTGCGCACGATGCGGATCCGGGGTTGCTGCAGGCGCAGTTCGTCCAGCACCGGCGCCTGGCGGAACAGCGAAGTCCACGAGGCGTTGATCACCGCCTGGTCGATGTCCACGAACGGCGAGCGGCCGTCGCGGTCGGCGATGTGCAGGCGATCCAGCTGCAGGCGCAGGGTATACGGGTTGAAATGCACCGCAGCCACCGTCACCGACCGCGACAGGGCCGCGCTGGCGCGCTTCTCGATCTGGCCGCGGATGATCGGCGGGGCGGCGAAGAAGCCGAGCAGGCCGAACACCACCAGCACGATGGCGGCGATCAGTGTGGCCTTGCGCGCGCGGTGCGAGCGGTACAGCTGCCGGGCCTTGTCGCGGGCCGCCGCCAGGCGGGCACCTGCCATGGAGCGAAGGGCGTTCATGCGGACTTTCCGGTGGCGTCATGGACCGGCGGCACCCGCCGGGCACTTCCTGCAGCCGGCAGCGACCGGCCGCAGGAAGTTTACGCAGATGCGGTGAAACCGGCGATGACAGACGGCGACCGTCGTCCGCGCTCGTTCAGCTCCAGGAGCAGACCACCTTGCCGCAGCTGCCGGCGTCCATCAGGTCGAAGCCCTTCTGGAAGTCGTCGATGCGGATCTGGTGGGTCAGCACTTTCTGCAGCGGGAAGCCGGTCAGCACCATCTGGGTCATCTTGTACCAGGTCTCGTACATGCGCCGGCCGTAGATGCCCTGCAGGGTGAGGCCCTTGAAGATCACCTTGTCCCAGTCGATGCCGGCGCCCTTGGGCTGGATGCCGAGCAGGGCGATCCTGCCGCCGTGGTACATGCAGTCGAGCATGTCGTTGAACGCGCGCGGGTTGCCGCTCATCTCCAGGCCCACGTCGAAGCCTTCCATGTGCAGGTCCTTCATCACGTCCTTCAGCGACTGGTTGGCCACGTTGACCACGCGGGTGGCGCCCATGTCCGCCGCCAGCTTCAGGCGGTAGTCGTTGACGTCGGTGACCACCACGTTGCGCGCGCCCACGTGCTTGGCGATGCCGGCGGCGATGATGCCGATCGGGCCGGCGCCGGTGATCAGCACGTCCTCGCCGATCAGGTCGAACTCCAGCGCGCAGTGCGCGGCGTTGCCGTAGGGGTCGAAGAACGCGGCCAGCTCGGACGGGATCTGGTCCGGGATCGGCCACAGGTTCGAGGCCGGCATGGTCATGTACTCGGCGAACGCACCGTTGCGGTTCACGCCGATGCCGATCGTGTTCGGGCACAGGTGCTGGCGGCCGGCGCGGCAGTTGCGGCAGTGGCCGCAGACGATGTGGCCTTCGGCCGAGACGCGGTCGCCGACCTTGTAGCCGGTCACGCCCGGGCCGACCTCCACGATCCGGCCGACGAACTCGTGGCCGATGGTCAGGCCCGGCTTGATGGTGCGCTGGCTCCACTCGTCCCACTTGTAGATGTGCAGGTCGGTGCCGCAGATCGCGGTCTTCTCGATCTTGATCAGCACCTCGTTGGGGCCGACCTCGGGCAGCGGCACTTCTTCCATCCAGATGCCCTGCTCGGGCTTGCGCTTGACCAAGGCTTTCATCATCTGAGGCATGGGAATTTCCGTGGGGAGAGTAGGTAACCAGGCATTATAGGAGGCGCGCGGGAGGCCGGCTTCGTGCAGTGCAGCGTTGTGGTCCCGAACCCGTGCTTTTACTGTCGCAAGACTGTGTGTCACTGAACGGAGCAGGCGAATGCGTTTGAGCACGATGGGGAGTTTGGTCGGGGCGGCGGTGCCGAAGCAGCGGTGGCGCTCCGTCGTTTCGTCGCTGGCACTGGTGGCGTGTCTGGCAGCCATGCCGGCGGCGTGGGCGGCACCGGATCAGGGGACCGGGAGCCCGCTGCAGTTCCGCATCACAGAAGGGAACATCGAGAACGCATTTTTCCAGGATGGCCCCGTCGCGGCCCATCTGCTGCTCAGCTCCGGCGAGAAGCCGCGCGTGCTGGTGGCGTTTCCGGCCGGCAACAGCGGTGCAGGCGTCTGGTTCGAGCCGACCAGCAAACCGGTGCACTGGTCGCTGGGGCGGGTAACGGGCCAGCAGCGCACCGTGGAGGGGCACGCCTGGAACGGCATCGCCGCCGATGCCAGTGTCACGGCCGACCGGCTGGTGCTGAAGGATGCCGTGCTCGGCAGCATCCGCGTGTTGCGCGACTACCAGCTCGGCCAGGGCTACGCCGCGCAGGTAGCGGCCACGCCGCAGATCGTCGCCACGCCGCAGCTCACCGGGCGCTCGATCCGCTGGCAGCGCCAGCGGCTGGACGGTGCGCCGGGCTACGCCATCGCGCTGAGCACGGACAACGGCCGCTTCGCCCGCGAGGACGGGCACATCGTGCTGCGCCCGGATCGCGCGGGCGAGGCGTTGCACCTGCGCATCGAAGCCAGCACCGGCGAGCCCCCGCTGACCCCGTTCACTGACCTGCTCAACGACCGTGCGCAAGCCGATCTACGCAGCCGCGAGGCACTGCGGTTCCTCAGCTACCGCGAGAAATTCCTCGCCGGCTCCTGGCGTTTCGATACCTATTTCGGCCGCGACACGCTGATGTCGCTGCGCCTGCTGATGCCGGTGCTGCAACCGGTGGCGGTCGACGCCGGGATCGCCTCGGTGCTGGCGCGTCTTTCGCCGGATGGCCAGGTCGCGCACGAGGAGGGCATCGGCGAGTTCGCGGTACTGCAGCATCTCAAGGAGCAGGGCAAGCCGTCGGCGGCGCCGATCTACGACTACACGATGATCGACGGCAACTTCATGTTGCCGCCGGTCGCGGCCGCATGGCTGCTGGAGGATCCGCGCGGGCGCGACGGCGCCCGCGCCTTCCTGGCCGGCAAGCTCGGGGCCGGGCGGCAGGGCGATGCGCTGGTGCGCAACTTGTTGTTCGTCACCGCCAGCAGCGAAGCCTTCGCGCGCAAGCCGGTGTACGCGAACCTGATCGCGCTCAAGCCCGGCGCCAAGGTGGGTCAGTGGCGCGACAGCAACGAGGGCATCGGCCGCGGCCGCTATCCCTACGACGTCAACGCGGTCTGGATGCCGGCCGCGCTGCGCGCGATCGGCGAGTTCCTCGATGCCGGCCTGCTGGACGACTACACCACGCCGGCGCAACGCGAGCGCTTGCGCGCGGCCGCCGCCAGCGCCGGCGACTGGGAACAGCACGCCAGCGCCCTGTTCACCGTGCGTCTGTCCAACGAGCGCGCTACCCGGCAGGTGCGCGATTACGCCAGGCAGATCGGTGTGTCCGATGCCTCCGCATTGAAGGCCATAGGCGACGCTAGCCTGGAATTCCCCGCCATCGCGCTGGATGCGCAGGGCAAGCCGATTCCGGTGCTGCATTCGGACGAGGGTTTCCGGTTGTTGTTCGGCAAGCCTGACGCCGCCGTGCTGGATCGCAACGTCGCCAGCCTGATGCGGCCGTTCCCGGCGGGCCTGATGACTGACGTGGGCATGCTGGTCGCCGATCCCGCCTACGCCGATCGCGAGGTGTGGCGGCGCTTCGGCAACAACGCGTACCACGGCACCGTGGTCTGGGCCTGGCAGCAGGCCATCATGGCTGCCGGCCTGCAGCGCCAGCTGGCCCGCGCCGACCTGTCCGCCCCGACCCGTCAGCACCTGGAGGCGGCACAGTCCGAGCTGTGGCGGGCAATCTGCGCGGCTGGCGCGGTGCGTACCTCGGAGTTGTGGTCCTGGTCATACGCCGATGGCCATTACCGCATCGAGCCGTTCGGTGCGGGAAGTACGGACGAGGACGAATCCAACGCCGCGCAGCTGTGGAGCACGGTATTTCTCGCCTTGCCGCCGCCGGCAGGGCAGTCCTGCCGCTGAGCTTCCCGCTGCCGATCGCCATGGACGGCAGTGTGCAATGCAGCGTTACCCCCACGGGCGTTCCGTCCTATGTTCGCAAGTTGTTGCGAAATGCTTGGGGATACATGAATGCGTTTGAGGAAGATGGGTTTGGTCATGGCCGTGATGCTGGCACCGACTGCACAGGCCGACGAAGGCATGTGGATGCCATCGCAGCTGCCGGGCATCGGCGGACCGCTGCACGCGGCGGGCTTCCAGGGCAATCCCGCCGACCTCGCCGATCTCACCAGGGCGCCGCTCAATGCGGTGGTCAAGGTCGGTGGCGCGACTGGTGCCTTCGTCAGCGACGAGGGCCTGGTGCTGACCAATCACCACGTCGCGTTCGGGGTGATCCAGTACAACAGCAACGCGCAGCGCAACCTGATCGAGCAGGGCTACGTGGCGGCCAGTCGCGGCGAGGAGCTGCCGGCCAACCCGGATTTCCGCCTGCGCGTCACGGTCGGCTTCGACCAGGTCACCGAGCAGGTGCTGGCCAACGCCCGCGGCAAGACTGGCCGCGCCTACTACGACGCGGTGGACGCGGCGAGCAAGGCGCTGGTCGCCGCGTGCGAGCGCGAGGACGGCATGCGCTGCAGCGTGGCGAACATGTTCTACGGCCGCGACTTCTACCTGGTGAAGCAACTGGAGCTGCGCGACGTGCGGCTGGTCTACGCGCCGCCGCGCGCGATCGGCAACTACGGCGACGAGGTGGACAACTTCATGTGGCCGCGCCACAGCGGCGACTTCACCGTGCTGCGTGCCTACGTCGGTCCCGACGGCAAGCCGGCGGATTATTCGAAAGACAACCGGCCGTACACACCGCCGGCGCACCTGCAGATCGCTCGTGACGGCGTGAGCGAAGGCGACTACGTGATGCTCGCCGGCTATCCCGGCATCACCTACCGCCACCGCAGCGCCGCCGAGTTCGCCGACCAGGTGCAATGGCGCCTGCCGGCCTCGGTGGCGGCGATGAAGGCACTGCAGGACGTGATCGAGGAGGCCGGCAAGGCGGATGCGCAGGCGAAGATTCGCTACGCCTCGCAGCTGCAGTCGCTGAAGAACGGCATCAAGCGTTTCAGCGGCGAGCTGGACGGCCTGAAGCGCAGCAATGCGGTGGCGGTGCGCCAGCGGGACGAGGCGGCGATGCTGGCATGGCTGGGCAAGCAGGCCGATGCCCGTACGCTGCGCCCGCAGATCGACGCCGCGATGGCCGAAATCGCCGCCGGCAACGCGGGCCGCGAACGCGACCTGCTGCTCGGCCTCGCGCAGTCGCAGACCCAGCTGCTGCGTTCGGCGCTGCGTCTGCAGCGTCTGGCGCACGAGCGCGGCAAGCCCGACGCCGAGCGGGAAAACGGCTACCAGCAGCGCGACGAGGAACTGATCGCCGGCGGTCTGCGCCAGGTGCAGCGCCGCTACGACCCGGTAGTGGAGAAGCGCCTGCTTGCCGTGCTGCTGGGCCGCTACCAGCAGCTCCCCGAGGCGCAGCGTCTGGCCGAGTTCGATACCGCCTTCGGCCGCACGCCGGCCGAACTGGCGACCGCGCTGGATCGCGTCTACGCCGTCACCAGACTGGGCGACGAAGCGCAGCGCCTGCACTGGCTCGAGGCCACGCCGACCGAACTGGCCAGGAGCGACGACGCGCTGCTGGCGCTCGCCGCGAAGCTGCAACCGGCGCTGCTGTGCCTGGATGACGAACGCAAGGCGCGCGAGGGCGAGCTGCTGCGCCTGCGCCCGGCCTACATGCAGGCGCTGATCGCCTACCGCGAGCAGCAGGGGCGGGCGGTGTACCCGGACGCGAACTCCACCCTGCGCGTGAGCTACGGCAAGGTCACCCCACTCGCGGCGCGCGACGCAGTCGCCTACGCGCCGCTGACCAGCACCGCGGGCATCGTCGAGAAGAACACTGGCGAGGCGCCGTTCGACGCGCCCACGCCGCTGCTCAAGGCGATCGCCAAGGGCGACTACGCCGGCTACCTCGACCCGAAGTCCGGCACGATGCCGGTGAACTTCCTCAGCAACCTCGACACCACTGGCGGCAATTCCGGCTCGCCGGTGCTGAACGCCAAAGGCGAGCTGGTCGGCCTCAACTTCGACAGCAACTGGGAGGCGGTCAGCGCCAGCTGGATGTTCGACCCGCGCTACAAGCGCGCCATCCACGTCGACCTGCGCTACATGCGCTGGCTGATGGACAAGGTCTACCCGGCACCGTGGCTGCTGCAGGAGCTGGGCGTGCCTGCGCGCTGAATGTCGCAGGCATGACTTGCGGCAGATGCCGCGACCACCCGGCTCGGGCATAAGTCGAAAGTTATTACGTCATTTTTCTGGTCTTCCGGGGCCGGCTTTCACCAGGAGATTTTCCTTGCGTCGTCTATTGCTTGCCGCAGCCGTGTCCATCGGCCTGATCTCGTCCGCCCATGCCGTCGAAGGCATGTGGCAGCCCGCCCAGTTGCCATCCATCGCCGCCACGCTCAAGCAGCACGGCCTGAAGCTGGACCCGAAGACGCTGACCGACCTCACCGTCTACCCGATGGGTGCGATCGTCAGCCTGGGCGGCTGCACCGCCTCGTTCGTCTCGCCCGAGGGCCTGGTGGTGAGCAACCACCACTGCGTGTACGGCGCGCTGCAGCTGAACTCCACGCCGGAGAACAACCTGATCGAGAAAGGCTTCCTGGCTAAGACGAAGGCGGACGAACTTTCCGCCGGTCCGTCCGCACGCGTCTTCGTCACCGAGGAAATCCGCGACGTCACCAAGGAGATCACCGCCAAGCTCACTGATGCGATGAGCGGCGCCGAGCGCTACAAGGCGATCGAGCAGGCGATCAAGCAGCAGGTCAAGGCCTGCGAGAGCGACGGCTACCGTTGCGATGTCTACACCTTCCATGGTGGTTACAACTATCAGCTGATCCGCCAGCTGGAAATCAAGGACGTGCGCCTGGTTTACGCACCGCCGGAGTCGATCGGCAAGTTCGGCGGCGACGTCGACAACTGGATGTGGCCGCGCCACACCGGCGACTTCGGCTATCTGCGCGCCTACGTCTCGAAGGACGGCAAGTCGGCCACCTACTCGAAGGACAACGTGCCGTACCAGCCGAAGCACGTGCTCAAGGTGAACCCGCAGGGCGTGGAACAGGGCGACTATGTGATGGTGGTCGGCTACCCGGGCCGCACCAACCGCTACCGCCTTGCCGACGAGGTGCAGAGCTCGATCGATTGGACGTACCCAACCCAGATCAAGGTGTATGAGGACACACTCAACATCATCAACAGCGCCGGCAAGGCCGACCCGAAGGTGGCGGTGAAGTACGCCAGCATGGTCGCCGGCCTCAACAATTACCTGAAGAACTTCGGCGGCCAGCTCGAAGGCCTGCATCGTGCCGATGCGGTGAACGTGAAGCGTGCGCAGGAAGCGGCACTCGAAGCGTGGTTGAAACAGCAGGGCGGCGCGGAGAATGCCGAGTTGGCGGCCGACATCGGCAAGCTGCGCCAGCAGATCGCCACCGACCAGGGCAATCGCGAGCGCAACCTGGCCATCGGCCTGGTCAACCGCGCCCAGCTGTTCAGCACCGCGGTGCGATTGACCCACCTGGTGAAAGAGCGGCCCAAGGCCGACCTCGATCGTGACGCCGGCTACCAGCAGCGTGACTGGGTGCGCATCGAAGGCGGCCTGAAGCAGCTGGACCGCCGCTACGACGCCGGCGTGGACCAGCAGTTCATGGCCTATGGCCTCAAGCGCTACGTGGCGCTGCCGCAGGGGCAGCGTCTGCCTGCACTGGACGCGTGGCTGGGTGGTGCGAAGAGCGAGGCCGAACTCAAGGCGAAGGTTGCCGCGGTGTATGCCGGCAGCAAGCTCGGCAGCGTCGATGAGCGCATGAAGTGGTTCGAAGCCGACAGCAAGGCGATCGACGCCAGTGGCGACAGCATGCTCAAGCTGGCCCGTGCGGTGCAACCGCAGCTGAAGAAGCTGGAAGACGAAGGCGACGCTCGCGACGGCGAGCTTTCCAAGCTGCGCCCGCGCTACATGCAGGCGATGATCGCGTGGAAGGATTCGCAGAAGCTGCCGGTCTACCCCGATGCGAACAGCTCGCTGCGCGTCACCTTCGGCAACGTGCAGGGTGTGGCGCCGCGCGACGGCGTCAGCTACGCGCCGTTCACCACCGCGCAGGGCATCGTCGAGAAGGACACCGGGGTGGAGCCGTTCAACTCGCCGAAGGCCGAGCTGGCCGCGATCAAGGCCAAGGCGTTCGACGGCTACGCCTCGCCGAAGCTGGGCACGCTGCCGGTCAACTTCCTTGCCGACCTGGACATCACCGGCGGCAACTCCGGCTCGCCAGCGATGGACGCGAACGGCCAGCTGGTCGGCCTCGCCTTCGACGGCAACTGGGAATCGGTCAGCGGCGACTGGCTGTTCAACCCGCAGCTCAACCGCTCGATCCAGGTCGACGTGCGCTACATGCTGTGGGTGATGCACCACCTCGACCACGCCGACAACCTGCTGAAGGAAATGGGCGTGCCGGGGAGATAAGCCGCACCTGACGGCGTAGGAGCGCACCCCCGGATCGAGTCCGGGGCAGGCTCTGTGCGCGATGCTCTTGGCTCTGCCCGACATCAGAGCATCGCACACAGAGCCTGCCCCGGACTCGATCCGGGGGTGCGCTACGGGCGGTTGTCGCACCGTTTACACTGGCCTTGATGCCGCTCGACACCCGCCCCCTCGCCATTTTCCTGATGGGCCCCACCGCCTCCGGCAAGACCGCGCTGGCGTGCGAGCTGGGCGAGCGGTTTCCGCTGGAGCTGGTCAGCGTCGATTCGGCGCTGGTCTACCGCGGCATGGACATCGGCACGGCCAAGCCCGATACGGCGACGTTGGCGCGCCATCCGCATGCGCTGGTCGACATCCGCGATCCTGCCCAGCCGTATTCGGCGGCGGATTTCCGCGCCGATGCGCTGGCGGCGATGCAGCGGATCAGCGCGCGGGGCAGGGTGCCGCTGCTGGTCGGCGGTACCGGGCTGTACTTCCGTGCGCTGCAGCAGGGGCTGTCCGACTTGCCGGAAGCCGATCCAGCGACCCGCGCGCGACTGGCCGCCGAGGCGCGGCAACTCGGCTGGCCGGCCATGCATATGCGGCTGGCAACCCTCGATCCGGTCTCCGCCAACCGCATCGGCTGCAACGACGTGCAGCGCCTGCAGCGCGCGCTGGAGGTGATCGAACTGACCGGCAGGCCGCTGTCCGAACTGCAGCGCAGCGGTGCGGCGACACGCTTCCCGTGGCGTGTGCTGAAGCTGGCGCTGCTGCCGGCTGACCGGCGCGTGCTGCACGAGCGCATCGCCCGGCGTTTCGACGCGATGCTGGCGGAAGGGTTCCTGGACGAGGTGCGCGCGCTGCGCGCCCGCGGCGACCTGCATGCCGACCTGCCGGCGATCCGTGCGGTCGGCTACCGGCAGGCGTGGGAGCGCCTGGACGGCCAGACCGACGCGGTCGGGTTCCGCGACCGCGCCATCTTCGCCACCCGCCAGCTGGCCAAGCGGCAGATCACCTGGCTGCGCAGCGACTATGGCACCCGCCTGTTCGACCCCGATCAGCCCGGCTTGGCCGCCTGCGCCGCGGCGGCCGTACAGCTGTTTCTGGGCGGCGCGGGCGGGTCAGCGTCGCCAGCGTGACCCAGTGCACTTGCGCTGCGCAAAAATCTTCTTTCATCAAGTATTTGAAAGCAGCTAACATCCGGTCATGTTGGACCGGGGCGCCATCGGCGTTTTTTCTCCGGTCTGTCCGTGGCAAGGGGAGAACAAGAAATGTCCAAAGGGCAGTCGTTGCAGGATCCGTTTTTGAATGCGTTGCGGCGCGAGCGCGTGCCGGTGGCCATCTACCTGGTCAATGGCATCAAGCTGCAGGGTACGGTCGAATCGTTCGATCAGTTCGTGGTGTTGCTGCGCAACCAGGTGAGTCAGATGGTGTACAAGCACGCCATCTCCACCGTGGTACCGAGCCGCAACGTACGCATCGGCAATGGCCACGAGGGCCATGAAGGCCATGAAGGCCACGACCATCAGTCCGACGCGTCGGCCACGTCCGCCGACGCGGACGCTTGATAGAGGGGCGGGCCGCCCGCATGAAGTGGGTCTGCTCCTGAAGGATCACGCCCACTCGTGTTTGACCGACAAAAGAAAGGCGACCGCGCCGTGCTGGTGCTGCCGCATACCCGTGGCGAAGGTGATACGGCGCGGCGCGTGGCGGAGTTCACCGAGCTGGTGAAATCCGCCGGTGCCGAGGTACTGGGCTTGATCAGCGCCCGCGTCGAGGATCCCAACCCGCGCTACTACATCGGTACCGGCAAGGCGGACGAGGTGGCCGAGGCGGCGCGTGCGCTGGAGGCGGACCTGGTGCTGGTCGACCACGTGCTGACTCCGGTGCAGGAACGCAACCTGGAGAAACACCTGGGTATCCGTGTGGTCGACCGCGCCGGCCTGATCCTGGACATCTTCGCCCAGCGAGCCCGCTCGCACGAAGGCAAGCTGGAAGTGGAACTGGCCCAGCTGAAGCACCTGGCCACCCGGCTGGTACGCGGCTGGACCCATCTGGACACCCAGCGCGGCGGCGCCATCGGCAACCGCGGTCCCGGCGAGACCCAGCTGGAAACCGACCGCCGCCTGCTCGGCGAGCGGGTCAAGATGCTCACCAAGCGGCTGGAGAAGGTACAGACCCAGCGCGGCCAGCAACGCCGTGCGCGGCTGCGCAACACGGTGCCGCGCGTCGCCCTGGTCGGCTACACCAACGCCGGCAAGTCGACCCTG
This genomic stretch from Rhodanobacter thiooxydans harbors:
- the tdh gene encoding L-threonine 3-dehydrogenase: MPQMMKALVKRKPEQGIWMEEVPLPEVGPNEVLIKIEKTAICGTDLHIYKWDEWSQRTIKPGLTIGHEFVGRIVEVGPGVTGYKVGDRVSAEGHIVCGHCRNCRAGRQHLCPNTIGIGVNRNGAFAEYMTMPASNLWPIPDQIPSELAAFFDPYGNAAHCALEFDLIGEDVLITGAGPIGIIAAGIAKHVGARNVVVTDVNDYRLKLAADMGATRVVNVANQSLKDVMKDLHMEGFDVGLEMSGNPRAFNDMLDCMYHGGRIALLGIQPKGAGIDWDKVIFKGLTLQGIYGRRMYETWYKMTQMVLTGFPLQKVLTHQIRIDDFQKGFDLMDAGSCGKVVCSWS
- a CDS encoding DUF748 domain-containing protein, with protein sequence MNALRSMAGARLAAARDKARQLYRSHRARKATLIAAIVLVVFGLLGFFAAPPIIRGQIEKRASAALSRSVTVAAVHFNPYTLRLQLDRLHIADRDGRSPFVDIDQAVINASWTSLFRQAPVLDELRLQQPRIRIVRTADGRFNFTDLLERYAAKPAAPKTPPARFALSNIAVHAGDIQFDDQLAKANHHVEQLELGIPFIANLPSDTDVFVQPLLSLRVDGSPLRIDGHTKPFADTREAVVHFQLDQLDLPRYLAYVPVPLPVAVPKGRLSGNLDLHFVQTKPTPQLQLTGHLQLDDFALASNHGEPILELGHGSAELADVQPLLSRYRLAALQLDQARLHYTQGAGGHSNFDSLTASPAPPASTAKATPTDLRIASLALTNSAIRYTDATQHELAIDNLHGSLQGLSLQPAPAGRIDLAARLGGGELSAKGTLDLAAGRLAAQLGLNQVDVAPLQAMAPPMAARVTRGKLDADGQLQLDWGKAVNVHLADAHAAVSDFALEAPSKEHGTPLTWGKLQAEIRLLDLANRQAQLGTVTASGLSLDVQRQHNGAISLLELLAPPGAPRKAAADPGPPWHWSIAHLGLDGGAVDFTDQAVGSKPATVQLKSLKGSLDDLDDKLGVARPFKLEGAIDGGSFTASGKLRPSPLGADLQLSTRQLDIARFEPYISVPLNVTVSGARLTSNGKLYYDGRGSTPKLHYRGNAALERVRVQDKLTGDDFLRWRTLSASNLDADIGQGAPRVRIGALALTSFYARMIINADGKLNLSDVVASPEAAPVSVTRATGTPATPPPPPPKPATPAPAATTSAAVAAATTPAAPPADIHIGGITLVNGQLNYTDNFIKPNYTANLTKLTGRIGAFGTTPGDPPAALSVQAALDDDSPVDIDGSINPLQPVAFLDIKGKANEVELTRLAAYSTKYTGYPITAGKLSVDVHYMLDQRKLDADNHIFITQLSFGERNESPGIRHLPVKLAVALLKDTQGNIDVNVPVSGSLDDPQFSLGGMIWRAFGNLIAKAVTAPFRLLAGAFGGSHEDLGYVEFAAGSAVLDAKAQERLGKIVAMLQQKPSLKLGIIGRVDPGKDQDGLRKVTVDNLVRREKALDTEGKNADTSDAALAAVNVTPDEYEKYLKRAYRHDELQDKPRNFLGLKKSLEPDEMRSLMETGVPVDAKAMRALAERRAAAVQAWLKGKLDDARVSLQEPKLDAQGVDDQGKTTRVDFGLKQ